A single Drechmeria coniospora strain ARSEF 6962 chromosome 03, whole genome shotgun sequence DNA region contains:
- a CDS encoding ubiquitin/metalloprotease fusion protein, whose product MSEGSGPEPDWLTITVCHRKHDYQFTLPDDASVSDLFDEIEASLDIPVCHQKILVPKGPLLKAPFKDAGPSLRCLQGKTLTLLGCGAAEVAAVNGMADRVARRNAARMAQKGKVKTGRRSQARTEEEARYTFLQLRSLQGLPHPERSLALLARLKEDPGIRAAMRKHKFTVSLLTEMEPLAHMSSTHEGTSRTLGLNRNRGEVVELRLRTDAHDGYRDYKTIRRTLCHELAHNIHGPHDDKFWALCRQIEREVDAADWKSGGRTIGETSRYVVSGQADGGDGEDAHEDDGGWTGGEFVLGGVRDATAGLSRREVLAQAALERQRKETEAERKACDAVEKGWRPCRRSQPNNDAK is encoded by the coding sequence ATGTCCGAGGGATCGGGACCCGAGCCTGACTGGCTCACCATCACCGTGTGCCACCGCAAGCACGACTACCAGTTTACgctccccgacgacgcctccGTCTCCGACCTCTTTGACGAGATCGAAGCGAGCCTCGACATACCCGTTTGCCATCAAAAGATTCTCGTCCCCAAGGGCCCGCTGCTGAAGGCGCCGTTCAAGGACGCCGGCCCGTCGCTGCGCTGCCTCCAAGGGAAGACGCTCACGCTGCTCGGatgcggcgccgccgaggtcgcggCCGTCAACGGCATGGCCGACCGCGTGGCCCGACGAAACGCGGCGCGCATGGCGCAAAAGGGCAAGGTCAAGACGGGCCGCCGGAGCCAGGCGAggaccgaggaggaggcgaggtACACCTTCCTGCAGCTCCGGTCCCTGCAGGGCCTGCCCCATCCCGAGCGCAGCCTGGCGCTGCTCGCGCGGCTCAAGGAGGACCCGGGGATCCGGGCGGCCATGCGCAAGCACAAGTTCACCGTCTCGCTCCTCACCGAGATGGAGCCCCTCGCGCacatgtcgtcgacgcatGAGGGCACGTCGCGCACCCTCGGCCTCAACCGCAACCGTGGCGAGGTCGTTGAGCTGCGGCTGCGGACCGACGCCCACGACGGCTACCGCGACTACAAGACGATCCGGAGGACGCTGTGCCACGAGCTCGCGCACAACATCCACGGACCGCACGACGACAAGTTCTGGGCGCTCTGCCGCCAGATCGAACGCGAGgtggacgccgccgactgGAAGTCGGGTGGCCGCACCATCGGCGAGACCTCGCGCTACGTCGTGTCGGgtcaggccgacggcggcgacggcgaggacgcgcacgaggacgacggcggctggaccggcggcgagttcgtgctcggcggcgtcagggacgcgacggccggccTGAGCCGCCGAGAGGTGCTCGCCCAAGCGGCGCTGGAGAGGCAGCgcaaggagacggaggcCGAGCGCAAGGCgtgcgatgccgtcgagaagGGGTGGCGGCCGTGTCGGCGGTCGCAGCCCAACAATGACGCCAAGTga
- a CDS encoding DNA repair protein rad32, whose product MTDTSEADTIRILVATDSHVGFEERDAIRKDDSWRTFDEVLNIARKQDVDMVLLAGDLFHDNKPSRKSLYQVMRTLRQNCLGMKPCPLEFLSDAAEVFEGAFTHVNYEDPDINISMPVFSIHGNHDDPSGDGNFCSLDLLQASGLLNYFGRVAEADNIEVKPILLQKGLTKLALFGLSNVRDERMFRTFRDHKVKWFRPNVQMGEWFNLLALHQNHHAHTATSYLPENVLPDWLDLVVWGHEHECLIDPTKNPETGFHVMQPGSSVATSLVPGEAVQKHVAIVSVTGKEFRVEKVALKTVRPFVTRELVLSQDRRFKGLDKKKDNRQEVTRRLMEVVDEMIEEAQMEWEAIQTDDEALEERPLPLIRLKVEYSAPDGGMFECENPQRLSNRFVGKVANVNDVVYFYRKKSAQRKATAATPADVLEDVADGGDTVKVESLVQDFLAAQSLKVLPQGPFGDAVHQFVSKDDKHAMELFVSEHLTGQVKQLLGLESDEEDLHSAMEVYRTRVEQQTATGASKLPLARKRVLRPKPDSWDSDFDGSWEDEPDAWTYEEPSGDATPATARARARRTRPDEGMRDYDDDDDDDEASTAKSTKRTAARASKTGKAPAKMAPARGRRRKAAGHAEEEEEEDVVMESDEDPAPPAKPTSRARRPQATTAVKRPSTTRGTKTRQTTLSFSQAQQGATQDKALEISDDEISDAFEAAPVPTRTRRR is encoded by the exons ATGACGGACACGTCCG AGGCGGACACGATCCGCATTCTCGTCGCCACCGACAGCCACGTGGGCTTCGAAGAACGGGATGCCATCCGCAAGGATGATAGCTGGCGCACCTTTGACGAGGTGCTGAACATTGCCCGGAAACAAGAT GTGGACATGgtgctcctcgccggcgacctcTTCCACGACAACAAGCCCTCCCGCAAGTCCCTCTACCAGGTCATGCGCACGCTCCGCCAAAACTGCCTCGGCATGAAGCCCTGCCCGCTCGAGTTCCtctccgacgccgccgaggtcttCGAGGGCGCCTTCACGCACGTCAACTACGAGGACCCCGACATCAACATCTCGATGCCCGTCTTCTCCATCCACGGGAATCACGACGATCCGTCGGGCGACGGCAACTTTTGCTCCCTCGACCTGCTCCAGGCCAGCGGTCTCCTCAACTACTTTGGTcgcgtggccgaggcggacaaCATCGAGGTCAAGCCGATCCTGCTGCAAAAGGGTCTCACCAAGCTCGCCCTGTTCGGCCTGAGCAACGTGCGCGACGAGAGGATGTTTCGCACGTTTCGCGACCACAAAGTCAAGTGGTTTCGTCCCAACGTCCAGATGGGCGAGTGGTTCAACCTGCTCGCCCTGCACCAGAACCACCATGCCCACACGGCCACGTCGTACCTGCCGGAGAACGTGCTGCCGGATTGGCTGGACCTTGTCGTCTGGGGTCACGAGCACGAGTGCCTCATCGATCCGACCAAGAACCCGGAGACGGGGTTTCACGTCATGCAGCCGGGCTCGTCGGTCGCCACCTCGCTGGTGCCCGGCGAGGCGGTGCAGAAGCACGTCGCCATCGTGAGCGTCACGGGCAAGGAATTCCGGGTCGAGAAGGTGGCTCTCAAGACGGTGCGACCATTTGTCACGAGAGAGCTCGTCCTCTCGCAGGACAGGCGGTTCAAGGGGCTCGACAAGAAAAAGGACAACAGGCAAGAGGTGACGCGGCGGCTGATggaagtcgtcgacgagatgaTCGAGGAGGCGCAAATGGAGTGGGAGGCGATCcagacggacgacgaggcgctcgaggaacGACCGCTGCCGCTGATCCGGCTCAAGGTCGAGTACAGCgcgcccgacggcggcatgtTTGAGTGCGAGAATCCACAGCGGCTCTCCAACCGCTTCGTCGGCAAGGTGGCCAACGTCAACGACGTCGTCTACTTTTACCGCAAGAAATCCGCCCAGC GCaaggccacggccgccacccccgccgacgtcctcgaggacgtggcagacggcggcgacacgGTCAAGGTCGAGTCCCTCGTGCAAGATTTTCTCGCCGCCCAATCGTTGAAGGTCCTGCCGCAGGGTCCCTTTGGCGACGCCGTCCACCAATTCGTGTCCAAGGACGACAAGCACGCCATGGAGCTGTTCGTGTCCGAGCACCTCACCGGCCAGGTCAAGCAGCTGCTGGGGCtggagtcggacgaggaagaccTCCACAGCGCCATGGAGGTGTACCGAACCAGAGTCGAGCagcagacggcgacgggcgcctCCAAGTTGCCCTTGGCGAGGAAACGCGTGCTGCGACCGAAGCCGGACTCGTGGGATTCCGACTTTGACGGCAGCTGGGAGGACGAGCCGGATGCGTGGACGTACGAGGAGCCTTCGGGGGATGCCacaccggcgacggcgcgggcgcgggcgcggaGGACAcggccggacgagggcaTGAGagactacgacgacgacgacgacgacgacgaggcgtcCACGGCAAAGTCTACGAAgcggacggcggcaagggccaGCAAGACTGGCaaggcgccggcgaagatggctccagctcgaggccgccgtcgcaaaGCCGCCGGCCacgcggaggaggaagaggaggaggacgttGTCATGGAGTCGGATGAAGACCCGGCACCTCCTGCGAAGCCGACCAGCAGGGCGCGGCGACcacaggcgacgacggcggtcaAACGACCCAGCACGACGCGGGGGACGAAGACGAGACAGACGACGCTGAGTTTTTCGCAGGCGCAGCAAGGCGCGACGCAGGACAAGGCGTTGGAAAtaagcgacgacgagatttCGGACGCGTTTGAGGCGGCGcccgtgccgacgaggacgagaagacGATGA
- a CDS encoding putative transporter MCH1, whose amino-acid sequence MPPSVTRSDDRTGATPPPLDSDQASVSDQLSVSDQTSLSDYGDGPESGAAALGRRQRARGKLVVRIVSLVTATLAALCAGSIVVFSLYAPKFQSRLHYTQFQVNGVAIAGSVSLYLPITPMGYICDRVGVAPLALLSSILFGTGYGLAAGIYRKLDMDYNVLGEMGRPGSDWSYPLMIFAFVCVGSATCAMYIASVSTCAKNFGKGRYRGLALAMPITGFGLSGMWLSQLGSRFLYEVNPDGTRGDVDVFRFFVFLAVLLFIVGVVGTFTLRVVDEQDLIEEAIEELESSGLLDGGSLLGRPGGRSTTNPSTPAGELESDALLGASKQDDARWKKNWVLNAETRQFLSDRTMWPFALAFLLMIGPGEAFINNLGSVIGTLTPPTNGFGEGTSAATHVSVFGVTSTVARLLIGTLTDLLAPLPETQHVQLNRQRGYRSSALDRFSVSRVVFMLFFAMLMSVAFLFLASGAVQNHADRFWVVSGLVGAGYGAVFSLTPLIVTIIWGVENFATNFGIIAMLPALGSTVWGLIYSAVYQAGARAPDAPPARGDDDTFCYGKQCYAATFWAEGICVWVACALLLWAWRGSKGWQQRGIVI is encoded by the coding sequence ATGCCTCCGTCGGTCACCCGCTCGGATGATCGGACCGgtgcgacgccgccgcctctcgACAGCGACCAGGCATCCGTCTCTGACCAACTGTCCGTCTCCGACCAGACGTCCCTCTCCGACTACGGAGATGGCCCAGAGtctggtgctgctgctctcgGCCGCAGGCAAAGGGCTCGCGGCAAGCTCGTCGTGCGCatcgtctccctcgtcacGGCGACGCTCGCTGCCCTCTGCGCCGgctccatcgtcgtcttctcccTCTACGCGCCCAAGTTCCAGTCACGGCTGCACTACACGCAGTTCCAGGTCAacggcgtcgccatcgccggctccgTCTCTCTCTACCTGCCCATCACCCCCATGGGCTACATCTGCgaccgcgtcggcgtcgcacCCCTTGCCCTGCTGTCCTCGATCCTCTTCGGCACCGGctacggcctcgccgccggcataTACCGAAAGCTCGACATGGACTACAACGTGCTCGGCGAGATGGGCCGGCCGGGAAGTGATTGGTCGTACCCGCTCATGATCTTCGCCTTCGTCTGCGTCGGCTCCGCCACGTGCGCCATGTACATCGCCTCCGTCTCGACCTGCGCCAAGAACTTCGGCAAGGGCCGGTACCGCgggctcgccctcgccatgccCATCACCGGCTTCGGCCTCAGCGGCATGTGGCTCAGCCAGCTCGGCAGCCGCTTCCTCTACGAGGTCAACCCCGACGGCACccgcggcgacgtcgacgtcttccgcttcttcgtcttcctcgccgtcctgctcttcatcgtcggcgtcgtcggcacctttaccctgcgcgtcgtcgacgagcaggatctcatcgaggaggccatcgaggagctcgagagcagcggcctgctcgacggagGCTCCCTCCTCGGCAGGCCGGGGGGACGCAGCACGACGAacccctcgacgccggccggcgagctcgagagcGACGCGCTCCTCGGCGCGTCCAAGCAGGACGACGCGAGGTGGAAGAAGAACTGGGTGCTCAACGCCGAGACGCGGCAGTTCCTCTCGGACCGCACCATGTGGCCCTTTGCCCTGGCCTTTCTCCTCATGATCGGACCGGGCGAGGCCTTTATCAACAACCTCGGCTCCGTCATCGGCACcctgacgccgccgacgaacggcttcggcgagggcacgtcggcggccacgcACGTCTCCGTCTTTGGCGTCACGAGCACCGTCGCCCGCCTGCTGATCGGCACCCTCACGGACCTCCTCGCGCCCCTGCCCGAGACGCAGCACGTGCAGCTCAACCGTCAGCGCGGGTACCGGTCGTCGGCGCTGGACCGCTTCTCCGTCTCCCGCGTCGTCTTCATGCTCTTCTTCGCCATGCTCATGTCGGTcgccttcctcttcctcgcctcgggcGCCGTGCAGAACCACGCGGACCGCTTCTGGGTCGTGTCGGGACTGGTCGGGGCCGGCTACGGGGCCGTCTTCAGCCTGACGCCGCTGATCGTCACCATCATCTGGGGCGTGGAGAATTTCGCCACCAACTTTGGCATCATCGCGATGCTGCCCGCGCTCGGCTCGACCGTCTGGGGGTTGATATACTCGGCCGTGTACCAGGCGGGTGCCAGGGCGCCCGACGCGCCGCCTgcccgcggcgacgacgacaccttTTGCTACGGCAAGCAGTGCTACGCGGCCACTTTCTGGGCCGAGGGCATCTGCGTCTGGGTCGCCTGCGCGCTCCTCCTATGGGCTTGGAGGGGAAGCAAAGGTTGGCAACAGCGCGGCATCGTGATATAG